From Oreochromis niloticus isolate F11D_XX linkage group LG14, O_niloticus_UMD_NMBU, whole genome shotgun sequence, one genomic window encodes:
- the LOC100694215 gene encoding dehydrogenase/reductase SDR family member 11, translating into MERWRGRVALVTGASVGIGATIAVELVRLGMKVVGCARDIGKIQKLAAECQSAGHPGVLVPFKCDLSKEEEILSMFAAIKEQHKGVDVCINNAGLAHADLLLSGKTSGWKNMMDVNVLALSICTREAYQSMKERNVDDGHIININSMCGHRVFPKAVLHFYTATKYAVTALTEGLRQELRAENSHIRATCISPGLVETEFALRLYSNSPDKASAAYSAYKPLEAIDVANAVTYVLSAPPHVQIGDVQMQGTEQA; encoded by the exons ATGGAGCGCTGGCGGGGCAGAGTGGCTCTGGTGACCGGAGCCTCGGTCGGGATTGGGGCGACTATAGCCGTGGAGCTGGTCCGACTCGGTATGAAAGTGGTGGGCTGCGCCAGGGACATCGGAAAAATCCAG AAACTGGCAGCAGAGTGTCAGAGCGCCGGCCACCCTGGTGTTTTGGTTCCTTTCAAGTGTGACTTGAGCAAAGAAGAGGAGATTCTGTCCATGTTCGCAGCGATCAAAGAGCAGCACAAAGGCGTGGACGTGTGCATCAACAACGCTGGCTTGGCTCACGCAGACCTGCTGCTAAGTGGCAAAACCAGCGGCTGGAAGAACATGATGGAT GTGAACGTTCTTGCTCTGAGTATCTGCACACGTGAAGCTTATCAGTCAATGAAAGAGAGAAATGTTGACGATGGCCACATCATAAACATAAACAG CATGTGCGGACATCGTGTATTTCccaaagctgttctgcatttCTACACCGCCACAAAGTATGCTGTAACCGCCCTGACGGAGGGACTGAGGCAGGAGCTGCGTGCAGAAAACAGCCATATCCGAGCCACA tgtatttctcccGGTTTAGTGGAGACAGAATTTGCTCTCCGGCTCTACAGCAACAGTCCTGATAAAGCATCTGCTGCATATTCTGCATATAAG CCTCTGGAAGCAATAGATGTTGCCAATGCTGTTACATATGTGCTCAGTGCTCCTCCTCATGTTCAG attgGAGATGTTCAGATGCAAGGCACGGAGCAAGCTTAA
- the LOC100694479 gene encoding dehydrogenase/reductase SDR family member 11 → MERWRGRVALVTGASAGIGAAVAVELVRLGMKVVGCARDVGKIQKLAAECQSAGHPGVLVPFKCDLTKEEEILSMFAAIKEQHKGVDVCINNAGLAHPDLLLSGKTSSWKNMMDVNVLALSICTREAYQSMKERNVDDGHIININSVCGHRVVPNPDLHFYTATKYAVTALTEGLRQELRAENSHIRATSISPGLVETEFASRFYKENPDKAAGAYSAYKPLEAIDVANAVTYVLRAPPHVQIGDVLMQGTEQA, encoded by the exons ATGGAGCGCTGGCGAGGCAGAGTGGCTCTGGTGACCGGAGCCTCGGCCGGAATCGGAGCGGCTGTGGCAGTAGAGCTGGTCCGGCTCGGTATGAAAGTGGTGGGCTGCGCCAGGGACGTCGGAAAAATACAG AAACTGGCAGCAGAGTGTCAGAGCGCCGGTCATCCTGGTGTTTTGGTGCCTTTCAAGTGTGACTTAACCAAAGAGGAGGAGATTTTGTCCATGTTCGCAGCGATCAAAGAGCAGCACAAAGGTGTGGACGTGTGCATCAACAATGCTGGCTTGGCTCACCCAGACCTGCTGCTAAGTGGCAAAACCAGCAGCTGGAAGAACATGATGGAT GTGAACGTTCTTGCACTGAGCATCTGCACGCGTGAAGCTTATCAGTCAATGAAAGAGAGAAACGTGGATGATGGCCACATCATAAACATCAACAG CGTGTGTGGGCATCGTGTAGTTCCCAATCCTGATCTACATTTCTACACCGCCACAAAGTATGCTGTAACCGCCCTGACGGAGGGCCTGAGGCAGGAGCTGCGTGCAGAAAACAGCCACATCCGAGCCACA agcaTTTCTCCTGGTTTAGTGGAGACTGAATTTGCATCACGGTTCTACAAAGAAAATCCAGATAAAGCAGCTGGTGCATACTCTGCATATAAG CCTCTGGAAGCAATAGATGTTGCCAATGCTGTTACCTACGTGCTCAGAGCTCCTCCTCATGTTCAG attgGAGATGTTCTGATGCAAGGCACAGAGCAAGCTTAG